The sequence GTCAACCTGAAAACCCAATTACCCTAAAAACTTGATTCTATAAGCTTAACCCATAATTATATATTTTGTTCGGATAAGCTGGATAAATTCCTTCAATTATTATACTTTTTCCTGTTTTGTCCTTCAACGCCTTCACCAACTCATTATTATCTTTTATTGAAACACCATCTATACCAGTAATAATAAAACCCGAACGAATGCGTGTTTGCTGAGAAATAAATCCATTTTTTATTCCCGTAACTCTTACACCACCGGACAGTTGATAATAGCTTGCTTCTTTAGAAGAAATTTCTTCGGTTTCAATTCCGAGATTATCAAAATTTACATTTGTTTCTTTTACAATAATATCTGTATTGCCTTCTTTATTTTTTAGAGTAACAATTACATTTTCTCTTTCTTTATTTCTCAACAGATCTACATTTACTTTATCACCGGGACCATATTTACTTATTTGTTCTTGTAATGCTGGGAACGAAGTAATTGGTGCAGTATTTATATGTGTAATAATATCACCTGCTTGAATACCCGCTTTATCGGCTCCTGAGTTTGGAAGAACACCAGAAACAAAAACACCACCGAGATCTTGTTTCGTAACATCCACTTCCACACCGATATACGCTCTTTGTACCATTCCGTAATTGCGAATATCACTCACTACTTTTTTTACAATATTTACAGGCACTGCAAAGGAATATCCTGCAAAAGTACCTGTAGGTGTTGCAATGGCAGTATTTATTCCAATTAATCTACCGTCAATACCAACTAATGCACCACCACTATTT is a genomic window of Bacteroidota bacterium containing:
- a CDS encoding trypsin-like peptidase domain-containing protein; translated protein: MNTKQFFTTALVAILVSAATFFALDTFRGEIPITNNSNSGNPYQFANMSFPVAPSGMAPVDFTYAAAISTPAVVHVKTTYNRNATNANNDVMKQFFGNDFFWDDGSLRSQEASGSGVIVDADGYIVTNFHVVKNADDIQVVLYDNRTLSAELIGSDPSTDIALLKIAEKDLPTIQYGNSDSLRVGEWVLAVGNPFDLASTVTAGIVSAKGRNINILGENTSAPVESFIQTDAAVNPGNSGGALVGIDGRLIGINTAIATPTGTFAGYSFAVPVNIVKKVVSDIRNYGMVQRAYIGVEVDVTKQDLGGVFVSGVLPNSGADKAGIQAGDIITHINTAPITSFPALQEQISKYGPGDKVNVDLLRNKERENVIVTLKNKEGNTDIIVKETNVNFDNLGIETEEISSKEASYYQLSGGVRVTGIKNGFISQQTRIRSGFIITGIDGVSIKDNNELVKALKDKTGKSIIIEGIYPAYPNKIYNYGLSL